In one window of Mobiluncus massiliensis DNA:
- a CDS encoding amidohydrolase family protein, with the protein MTSRGATNPDNLHFTGAFLWSDTPSMEGEYTGQATTVSCESRWVRGDLYIHDGIVSRTAKPALTYRKVSGYAIPGLVDVHCHVGVTHAGSVSVETQREQAELALSKGTLLIRDCGVPSDTRWIDQVPELPKIIRCGQHLVRPKRYMRYYGLELEKEADLPAAVAQQAQRGDGWVKIVGDWIDRSDGVESDLQPLWSTAVLRDAVAAAHQNGARVTVHTFAHRTIGGLLDAGVDGIEHGTGMDSDEILEAQRRGIRVTPTMLQIARFSDFAAQAGTKYPVYAATMTALDQSRVSHQAALYEAGVQLLPGTDAGGYQRHDALPQELRQWLDLGVSAPEIIDLATWKARDYLGAPSLWEGAPADLVWYDSDPRADLNVLEQPAGVVLRGALVAGAVREAAHRA; encoded by the coding sequence ATGACATCCCGGGGGGCGACAAACCCGGATAACCTGCACTTTACCGGGGCTTTTCTGTGGTCAGATACCCCCAGTATGGAGGGGGAATACACCGGTCAGGCGACGACAGTATCTTGTGAATCCCGGTGGGTACGCGGCGACCTGTATATTCACGACGGCATCGTGAGCCGAACGGCAAAACCCGCGCTGACCTACCGAAAGGTCAGCGGCTACGCGATTCCCGGACTGGTGGACGTACATTGCCACGTTGGCGTAACCCACGCGGGCAGCGTGTCGGTCGAAACCCAGCGGGAACAGGCCGAACTTGCATTGAGTAAAGGCACACTGCTGATTCGTGACTGCGGAGTGCCCTCCGATACCCGCTGGATTGACCAGGTGCCTGAGCTGCCGAAAATCATTCGCTGCGGTCAGCACCTGGTGCGGCCCAAACGCTATATGCGCTACTACGGGCTGGAGCTGGAAAAAGAAGCCGATCTGCCAGCGGCGGTTGCCCAACAGGCCCAACGCGGCGACGGTTGGGTGAAAATCGTGGGGGATTGGATTGACCGCTCCGATGGGGTCGAATCTGATTTGCAGCCGCTGTGGTCCACCGCGGTGCTGCGTGACGCGGTGGCGGCTGCGCACCAGAACGGGGCGCGGGTGACCGTGCACACTTTCGCCCACCGTACGATAGGGGGCCTGTTAGATGCCGGGGTGGACGGTATCGAACATGGCACCGGCATGGATTCGGACGAAATCCTCGAAGCGCAACGCCGCGGTATCCGCGTGACTCCGACCATGCTGCAAATCGCGCGGTTTTCCGATTTTGCCGCCCAGGCAGGGACAAAATATCCGGTGTATGCCGCCACGATGACCGCTTTGGATCAGTCCCGGGTGTCTCATCAAGCCGCGCTGTATGAAGCGGGGGTCCAGCTGTTGCCGGGCACCGACGCCGGTGGCTACCAGCGCCACGACGCCCTGCCTCAAGAATTGCGGCAGTGGTTGGACTTAGGTGTTTCGGCACCCGAGATTATTGACCTGGCCACCTGGAAGGCTCGGGACTACTTGGGTGCCCCCTCGCTGTGGGAGGGTGCCCCCGCTGACCTGGTGTGGTACGACTCTGACCCGCGCGCCGACCTCAACGTTTTGGAACAGCCCGCCGGAGTGGTTCTGCGCGGAGCTCTCGTGGCCGGGGCGGTTAGAGAGGCCGCGCACCGTGCCTGA